The following DNA comes from Candidatus Atribacteria bacterium ADurb.Bin276.
AACTTGAAGGTGTTGCTTGGTTTGATAACATGAGATTGGGCGTAGAAGAATTTGCCAAGGAAACCGGCGTAAACGCCTATCAAATTGGTGCTGCCACTGCTGACCCAGCTTCTCAGATTGCCCTTATTGAAGACCTCATCGCTAAAAAAGTTGATGCCATTATCGTCGTACCGAATGATCCGGTTGCATTAGAGCCAGTATTTAAAAAAGCTAATGATGCCGGAATCCTTACTTTTACCCACGAAGCCTCCAACCAAAAACAGGTAACCTTTGATATTGAAGCCTTCGATAACGATGCCTATGGAAGACATATGATGGATGTTATGGCAGAAGATTTGAATTTAGAAGGAGAATATGCTTGTTTTGTTGGCCACCTTACTTCAACCACCCATAATGAATGGGTTGATGCTGAAATCGCCCAACAACAGGAAAAATATCCGAACATGAAATTGGTAACCGATCGGATCGAAGAACAGGAAAACCAACAAATTGCCTATGAAAAAACCTTGGAATTGTTAAGGACCTATCCAAATCTTAAAGGTGTTATGGGAAGCGCCATGAGCACTGTACCTGGAGCAGCATTAGCCATCGAAGAAAAAGGTCTCATTGGCAAAGTCGGAGCCTATGGAACCTGCCTCCCCTCGGTTGCCTATGACTACCTGAAGAACGGAGCTGCCAAGTCAATCCATTTCTGGATTCCAGCCGATGCTGGGTATGTCTCCTGCAAGGTAGCTTGGGAAGTTCTCAAAGGGAATGAAATCAAAGAAGGCATGGATTTAGGGAAACCTGGTTATGAAAGTATCACTATTCGAAATAATCAACATGGCTTCCCAGTGATTTATGGCCAGGCCTGGCATGACGTTACTGCCGAAAACGTTGATGATTACGACTTATAATCAATAATTATTAATAGAAATTGCCTTTTCTTTTATGTGTCCTTAAAAAAGACCTTGTCAAACCATAGTTTCAAAAATGAACACGATAAAATAAGTGAGTTGGGTAATAAGAACTATCTTCCCAGCTCACTTATTTTAGAAGGGATACCATGGCTGAAGATTTTTTAAGAATTCAAAATGTAAGTAAGTTATATGCCGGAGTACAAGCCTTAGATAATGTCAGTATGTCAATCGGTCAGGGCGAAGTACATTGTTTGGTCGGGGAAAATGGTTCTGGCAAATCTACTCTCATTAAAATTATAGCTGGAGTGGTTAAGCCAGATGGTGGCGAAATAGTTATCCAGGGGAAAAGTTATAAAAATCTTAGACCAATCGATTCAATCAATGAAGGGATTCAAGTTATATATCAGGATTTATCCTTGTTTCCCAACCTTTCGGTAGCCGAAAACATTTCTCTTAATCAGCTGATTGAAGAAAAAAAGAAAATTATTAATTGGAAAGAAGTCAAGAGTATTGCTTCGAATGTTTTATTGACCATAAAAAAAGAACTTGATCTAAAGGAAAAGGTTGAAAATATTTCTATTGCCAATAAACAGCTGGTAGCCATCTGCCGTGCCCTGCTACGAAATGCCAAACTCATCATCATGGACGAACCGACTACAGCTATCACTAAGAAAGAAATTGATAAACTCCTATCAGTCATTTTAGATTTGAAAGAAAGTGGAATTTCTACACTATTTGTGAGTCACAAGTTGAGTGAAGTTTTGCAAATTGCTGAAAAAGTGACGGTTTTAAGAGATGGGAAAAAAGTTGGTGATTATAACGCTGGTGAATTAGATTACGATTCCCTTTCTTTTTATATGAGTGGTAAAAAAATCGATCATTCGGTTTTCAACTATCAAGAAGGAGCAGATCAAAAAACCCTATTGGAAATAAAAGACCTTTCTAAGAAAAGTCAATTTGAAGATATTAGCTTTAAGCTAAGGCCAGGTGAAATAATCGGGATGATTGGATCGCTGGGTTCAGGAAGAACTGAAGTAGCGTTGTCCTTATTTGGCTTGAATAAACCTGATTCTGGATCAATATATATGAATGGAGAGCCAGTAAAAATTAACTCTCCCCGGAAGGCAATCAGTTTGGGTTTATGTTATTTGCCAGAAGACCGGCTTAATCAAGGTTTGTTTTTAAAACAGTCGATCCAAAATAATGTAGTCGTCACCAATTTGAAAAAACTATTGACTAAATCTAAACTTCTCAATTACAGCAAGAAATATGAATATGCCAAAACCTGGATCGATGAATTGAATGTCAATGTTCCCTCTTTAGAAATAGCAGTTCAGGCGCTTTCCGGCGGGAATCAGCAACGGGTAGTCATAGCCAAGTGGTTGGCCACCAATCCCAAGGTATTTATCTTAGACAGCCCTACCGTTGGAATTGATGTCAATTCTAAAAGTAATATCCATAATTTGATTCGGCAGTTAGCTCAAAAAGGTATTGGAGTTATCATGATTTCCGATGAAGTTCCCGAAATAGTGCGTAACTGTAATCGGATACTGGTAATGGCCGATGGAAGAATTGTAAGAGAAGTAAACACTGTTGATATAACTGAGGATAAGTTATTCGATTTAGTGTCGAGTAATTCAAAAAATAGTGAAGGATAAAGACCATGACTGGAACGATTAGTAGAAGTCAAATCC
Coding sequences within:
- the lsrB_4 gene encoding Autoinducer 2-binding protein LsrB precursor, yielding MKRFKFLLFLSTVLLLTFSLFVVAEAEDTDFEIVMVVKLEGVAWFDNMRLGVEEFAKETGVNAYQIGAATADPASQIALIEDLIAKKVDAIIVVPNDPVALEPVFKKANDAGILTFTHEASNQKQVTFDIEAFDNDAYGRHMMDVMAEDLNLEGEYACFVGHLTSTTHNEWVDAEIAQQQEKYPNMKLVTDRIEEQENQQIAYEKTLELLRTYPNLKGVMGSAMSTVPGAALAIEEKGLIGKVGAYGTCLPSVAYDYLKNGAAKSIHFWIPADAGYVSCKVAWEVLKGNEIKEGMDLGKPGYESITIRNNQHGFPVIYGQAWHDVTAENVDDYDL
- the mglA_6 gene encoding Galactose/methyl galactoside import ATP-binding protein MglA codes for the protein MAEDFLRIQNVSKLYAGVQALDNVSMSIGQGEVHCLVGENGSGKSTLIKIIAGVVKPDGGEIVIQGKSYKNLRPIDSINEGIQVIYQDLSLFPNLSVAENISLNQLIEEKKKIINWKEVKSIASNVLLTIKKELDLKEKVENISIANKQLVAICRALLRNAKLIIMDEPTTAITKKEIDKLLSVILDLKESGISTLFVSHKLSEVLQIAEKVTVLRDGKKVGDYNAGELDYDSLSFYMSGKKIDHSVFNYQEGADQKTLLEIKDLSKKSQFEDISFKLRPGEIIGMIGSLGSGRTEVALSLFGLNKPDSGSIYMNGEPVKINSPRKAISLGLCYLPEDRLNQGLFLKQSIQNNVVVTNLKKLLTKSKLLNYSKKYEYAKTWIDELNVNVPSLEIAVQALSGGNQQRVVIAKWLATNPKVFILDSPTVGIDVNSKSNIHNLIRQLAQKGIGVIMISDEVPEIVRNCNRILVMADGRIVREVNTVDITEDKLFDLVSSNSKNSEG